A stretch of the Capsicum annuum cultivar UCD-10X-F1 chromosome 8, UCD10Xv1.1, whole genome shotgun sequence genome encodes the following:
- the LOC107839859 gene encoding regulator of nonsense transcripts UPF3, with protein MKGPLDRSKVVLRHLPPTISESALVEQVDSRFAGRYNWFSFLPAKSSQKHQTYSRAYIDFKRPEDVIEFAEFFDGHVFVNEKGTQFKAIVEYAPSQRVPKNWSKKDGREGTILKDPDYLEFLEFISKPVENLPSAEIQLERKEAERAGSAKDAPIVTPLMDYIRQKRAAKSGVRKSISNGRPTRRTSGTSSGSPSSSSSKRSSEKRRASTTMYVLRDSSKAGSDKDKTYILAPKRDDQQRVEKSGISAPGSVANAVEEEAGGAAEVGKKKILLLKGKEKENPNNQRREASGRIIRSILLKDAHQNQAPSASQQEKHSKDKDQKPPRPPSVQLFQRETNGTNEDKVLGTDLHVAHTEKHEKRTRIRDRPDRGVWTPLRRSDSLQASNESLSSSASQSSEVPDFVEGSRSETKHGLANARGGEFRPMGSGRNSHSSFDNGTYKHGGRRGMRDDGISVGEGKPLRKGGPSSYGAHEKQVWVQKSSSGT; from the exons ATGAAGGGACCGTTAGATCGGTCGAAGGTAGTGCTGCGGCACTTGCCGCCGACAATTTCTGAGTCCGCGCTTGTTGAACAAGTTGATTCCCGATTTGCTGGTCGTTACAACTGGTTCTCTTTTCTACCTGCCAAGTCCAG CCAGAAGCATCAAACTTATTCAAGAGCCTATATTGACTTTAAGAGGCCAGAAGATGTTATCGAGTTTGCAGAGTTCTTTGATGGACACGTTTTCGTAAAtgagaaag GCACTCAGTTCAAAGCTATTGTTGAGTATGCTCCATCACAGCGTGTTCCAAAAAACTGGTCCAAGAAAGATGGCCGCGAAGGGACCATCTTGAAAG ATCCTGATTATCTGGAGTTCCTTGAATTTATCTCAAAGCCTGTTGAGAATCTTCCAAGTGCAGAAATACAGTTGGAAAGAAAGGAAGCTGAACGAGCTG GTTCTGCAAAGGATGCTCCTATAGTTACTCCTTTGATGGATTACATACGTCAGAAAAGGGCTGCCAAGAGTGGAGTTCGG AAATCTATATCTAATGGGAGACCAACCAGAAGAACGAGTGGCACATCCTCAGGAAGTCCTAGCTCAAGTTCATCTAAACGGAGCTCTGAAAAAAGAAGGGCTTCCACTACCATG TATGTTCTGCGAGATAGTTCTAAGGCTGGGAGTGACAAAGACAAAACGTATATTCTAGCTCCAAAACGTGATGATCAGCAGCGTGTTGAGAAGTCTGGTATATCTGCTCCTGGATCTGTGGCTAATGCAGTTGAAGAGGAAGCTG GCGGAGCTGCTGAAGTTGGGAAGAAGAAAATCCTGCTGTTGAagggaaaggaaaaagaaaatcctaat AACCAGCGTCGTGAGGCAAGTGGAAGGATCATTAGAAGTATTCTACTCAAGGATGCACATCAAAATCAGGCTCCATCTGCATCCCAACAAGAAAAACACAGCAAGGATAAGGACCAAAAACCTCCTAGGCCACCAAGTGTGCAGTTGTTTCAGAGAGAAACTAATGGAACTAATGAAGATAAGGTTCTTGGAACTGATTTGCATGTTGCTCACACTGAGAAGCATGAAAAACGTACTAGGATCAGGGATAGGCCTGATCGTGGTGTTTGGACTCCTCTTCGTCGTTCTGATAGCTTACAAGCTAGTAATGAATCTTTATCTTCATCTGCCTCTCAATCTTCCGAAGTGCCGGATTTTGTTGAAG GAAGTCGAAGTGAAACCAAACATGGTCTTGCAAATGCTCGTGGTGGGGAGTTCAGACCCATGGGAAGTGGGCGTAATTCTCATTCTTCTTTTGACAATG GTACTTATAAACATGGTGGTCGTCGTGGTATGAGGGACGATGGAATTTCAGTAGGAGAAGGAAAACCCTTAAGAAAGGGAGGTCCTTCTAGCTATGGTGCCCATGAG AAACAAGTGTGGGTCCAAAAGTCAAGTTCTGGTACTTAG